The following are encoded in a window of uncultured Ilyobacter sp. genomic DNA:
- a CDS encoding aminopeptidase: MLYKRENGWKKNEETDKELIFSFSEKYKEFLNIGKTEREFVRESIKVAESHGFKNVIFLENLEAGDKIYYINREKNIVLAIIGEKDIVEGINFIVSHIDCPRLDLKQNPLYEDTELALMKTHYYGGIKKYQWGSTPLALHGAVVLKSGEKIDIIVGEDESDPVFSIPDILPHLDSKVQRDRSSSEILKGEELHIVVGSIPSKINNEEVKESVKYSVLEKLNATYGMEEEDFLSAELQLVPAHKARDVGFDRGIVGSYGHDDRICAFTSMMAILDYEGIPEKTAVCFMADKEEIGSTGSTGLQSFYIEYFVSDIIYKIKGQDYNDYLLRKCFWNSRALSADVNAGINPIFKSVHDPQNAAMLGYGIVVSKYTGARGKSGTNDADAEYVGEIRTLFNENKIKWQMAMLGKVDEGGGGTVAMYLAHHGIKTIDAGPAVISMHSPFELASKFDIYETYKAYKLFYK, encoded by the coding sequence ATGCTTTATAAAAGAGAAAACGGATGGAAAAAAAATGAAGAAACAGATAAAGAACTTATTTTTTCTTTTTCAGAAAAATATAAAGAATTTTTAAATATAGGCAAAACTGAGAGGGAATTTGTGAGGGAGAGCATAAAAGTGGCTGAATCTCACGGATTCAAGAATGTTATATTTTTGGAAAATTTGGAAGCCGGGGATAAAATATACTATATAAACAGAGAAAAAAATATTGTACTGGCTATAATAGGGGAAAAAGATATAGTTGAAGGGATAAATTTTATAGTTTCTCATATAGACTGCCCTAGACTTGATTTGAAGCAAAATCCTCTTTACGAAGATACAGAATTAGCCTTGATGAAGACACATTATTATGGCGGTATAAAAAAATATCAGTGGGGATCTACCCCGTTGGCACTACACGGAGCAGTAGTCTTAAAGTCTGGAGAAAAAATAGATATAATAGTAGGAGAAGACGAAAGTGACCCTGTATTTTCTATTCCTGATATTCTTCCACACTTAGATTCTAAAGTTCAAAGAGACAGAAGTTCTTCAGAGATTTTGAAGGGGGAAGAATTACACATTGTAGTCGGAAGCATACCATCTAAAATAAATAATGAAGAGGTAAAAGAATCTGTAAAATATTCAGTTTTGGAAAAATTAAATGCAACTTATGGCATGGAGGAAGAAGATTTTCTCTCTGCGGAACTACAACTTGTCCCTGCTCACAAAGCAAGAGACGTTGGATTTGACAGGGGAATAGTAGGTTCTTACGGACACGACGACAGAATATGTGCATTTACATCTATGATGGCCATTTTGGATTATGAAGGTATTCCTGAGAAAACTGCGGTTTGTTTTATGGCTGACAAGGAGGAGATCGGATCCACAGGATCGACAGGATTGCAGTCCTTTTACATAGAGTATTTTGTTTCAGATATAATTTATAAAATAAAAGGACAAGATTATAATGACTATCTCCTAAGAAAATGTTTTTGGAATTCTAGAGCTCTATCAGCTGATGTAAATGCAGGAATAAACCCAATATTTAAGTCTGTGCACGATCCACAAAATGCAGCCATGCTCGGCTATGGAATTGTGGTCAGTAAATACACTGGGGCAAGAGGTAAAAGTGGGACCAACGACGCAGATGCAGAGTATGTAGGAGAGATAAGAACACTTTTTAATGAAAATAAAATAAAATGGCAGATGGCAATGCTTGGAAAAGTAGATGAGGGTGGTGGCGGAACTGTAGCAATGTATCTGGCTCATCACGGGATAAAAACAATAGATGCAGGTCCAGCAGTAATATCTATGCATTCCCCATTTGAACTTGCTTCAAAATTTGATATATATGAAACCTATAAGGCTTACAAACTATTTTATAAATAA
- a CDS encoding glucose-6-phosphate isomerase: MSKISFDYSKALGFFHQHEIDFMEKQTMSVAETLEKKEGPGNDFLGWMDLPVNYDKTEFEKIKSAAKKIKEDSEVLVVIGIGGSYLGAKAAIEFLSHSFYNNLSKEERKTPEIYFAGINVSGSYINHLMELIGDRDFSINVISKSGTTTEPAVAFRIFKKKLEKKYGVEGAKSRIYATTDEARGALKQLSTQEGYETFVVPDDVGGRYSVLTAVGLLPIAAAGVDIDDLMKGAADAREEYKSPYEKNNCYKYAAARNILHRRGKDIELMINYEPKLHYISEWWKQLYGESEGKDGKGIYPASADFTADLHSLGQYIQDGKRHLFETLLNIETPETDITIEEDEFNLDGLNYLAGKTMDYVNKKAIEGTILAHADGGVPTLVINIPEATAYHLGYLFYFFEKACAVSGYLLGVNPFDQPGVEEYKKNMFALLEKPGYEKATEEITKRLNK, encoded by the coding sequence ATGAGCAAAATTTCTTTCGATTATTCAAAAGCCCTTGGCTTTTTCCACCAACATGAAATTGATTTTATGGAGAAACAGACAATGTCTGTTGCAGAGACGCTAGAAAAAAAAGAAGGTCCTGGAAATGACTTTTTAGGATGGATGGATCTTCCTGTAAATTATGACAAGACAGAATTTGAAAAAATAAAATCTGCAGCAAAGAAGATCAAAGAGGACTCAGAAGTGCTTGTAGTAATAGGTATAGGGGGATCATATTTAGGAGCAAAGGCTGCCATAGAATTCCTGTCACACTCTTTCTATAACAACTTATCAAAAGAGGAGAGAAAAACTCCTGAAATTTATTTTGCAGGAATAAATGTTTCCGGATCTTACATCAATCACTTGATGGAACTTATAGGGGATAGAGATTTCTCTATCAATGTAATTTCAAAATCTGGAACTACAACAGAACCTGCAGTTGCCTTTAGAATTTTCAAGAAGAAGCTAGAGAAAAAATATGGTGTAGAAGGTGCAAAATCTAGAATATATGCTACAACAGACGAAGCAAGGGGAGCACTGAAGCAGCTGTCAACCCAGGAAGGGTATGAAACCTTTGTTGTTCCTGACGATGTAGGTGGAAGATATTCTGTATTGACTGCTGTAGGACTTCTGCCGATAGCAGCAGCAGGTGTAGACATAGATGATCTTATGAAGGGGGCGGCAGATGCTAGAGAGGAATACAAGTCTCCTTACGAAAAAAACAACTGCTATAAATATGCGGCAGCTAGAAACATTCTTCATAGAAGAGGTAAAGATATAGAGCTTATGATAAATTATGAGCCAAAACTTCACTATATTTCAGAATGGTGGAAACAGCTCTATGGAGAATCAGAGGGGAAAGATGGAAAGGGAATATACCCTGCGTCTGCAGATTTTACAGCAGACCTACATTCTCTAGGACAATATATTCAAGATGGAAAAAGACATCTTTTTGAAACACTGCTGAATATAGAAACACCTGAAACAGATATAACGATAGAAGAAGATGAGTTTAATTTAGATGGTCTAAATTATTTGGCTGGAAAAACAATGGACTATGTAAATAAAAAAGCTATAGAGGGAACAATATTAGCCCATGCAGATGGAGGAGTTCCGACTCTTGTAATAAATATTCCAGAGGCAACAGCCTACCACTTGGGATACCTGTTCTACTTCTTTGAGAAAGCCTGTGCCGTAAGCGGATATTTACTCGGAGTAAATCCATTTGATCAGCCAGGTGTAGAAGAATATAAGAAGAATATGTTTGCCCTTTTGGAAAAACCAGGTTACGAAAAGGCAACAGAAGAGATAACTAAAAGACTAAATAAATAA
- a CDS encoding S-layer homology domain-containing protein — protein sequence MKKLVFIFLFVFLVSFSEVPFKDITDEHWAYKSVENLINKGILKKDSDIFQGKNEITRYEFAYYLSKAMNKTDSEKASRNDLAILENLVYEFAKELNKMGFDSEFYLSKVKNHDEKIEELSSKLEENRKTIEELQRKIKELEKKIK from the coding sequence ATGAAAAAACTAGTATTTATTTTTTTGTTTGTTTTTTTAGTTAGTTTTTCGGAAGTTCCCTTTAAAGATATAACAGACGAGCATTGGGCTTATAAATCAGTAGAAAACCTAATTAATAAAGGAATACTGAAAAAGGACTCTGATATATTCCAGGGGAAAAATGAGATAACGAGATATGAATTTGCATATTACTTGTCTAAAGCTATGAATAAGACTGATTCAGAAAAGGCAAGTAGAAACGACTTGGCAATATTAGAAAACTTGGTTTATGAATTTGCTAAAGAGTTGAACAAAATGGGATTCGATTCAGAATTTTATCTGTCTAAGGTAAAGAATCATGATGAAAAAATAGAAGAACTTAGTTCCAAGTTAGAAGAGAATAGAAAAACAATAGAAGAGCTTCAAAGAAAAATTAAAGAGTTGGAAAAAAAGATTAAATAA
- the spoVG gene encoding septation regulator SpoVG — protein MKITDVRLRTVKNENELKLKAYADITFDECFVIHGLKVIDGQKGMFVAMPSRKMPNGEYKDIAHPITPEIRKEVTDTVIEKYNEIEKEESEAEDLV, from the coding sequence ATGAAAATTACAGACGTAAGACTCAGAACTGTGAAGAATGAGAATGAACTAAAGCTAAAGGCTTACGCAGACATTACTTTTGATGAGTGCTTTGTTATTCATGGATTAAAAGTAATCGATGGGCAAAAGGGAATGTTTGTGGCGATGCCTTCTAGAAAGATGCCTAATGGAGAATATAAGGATATTGCGCATCCAATTACTCCAGAAATAAGAAAAGAGGTTACTGATACAGTAATCGAAAAATATAATGAAATTGAAAAAGAAGAGTCAGAGGCAGAAGATCTAGTATAA
- the ispE gene encoding 4-(cytidine 5'-diphospho)-2-C-methyl-D-erythritol kinase: protein MIKKIKSNAKINIGLNITGKLSNGYHLLDMIMAPITLSDEIEIDFTGESGTLQIKTNKEDIPTGRENIIYKVYEAFYKNIGIPSEKINIYLEKKIPHQAGLGGGSSNGGSFLKELNNYHGNPMSLEEMIEMTKNIGADIPFFLINKTCRIKGIGEKLQLEENNLECDILIIKPDFGVSTEKAYNDFSKLKNKKDANIEKILKGLKENKLSDVLNNIENHLEQALLIENKNLNSFKRILDNLKFTNFFMSGSGSAYFSIVEKKNSQEVYANLKGLLEGCEVYLCSFS from the coding sequence ATGATAAAGAAGATAAAATCAAATGCAAAAATAAATATCGGACTTAATATTACAGGTAAGCTTTCAAATGGATATCATCTTCTAGACATGATAATGGCTCCTATAACTCTTTCTGACGAGATTGAAATTGATTTTACCGGTGAGTCCGGAACTCTACAGATAAAGACAAACAAGGAAGATATACCAACTGGAAGAGAAAATATAATCTATAAAGTCTACGAGGCTTTCTATAAAAATATCGGAATACCAAGTGAAAAAATAAATATCTATCTAGAAAAAAAAATACCTCATCAAGCTGGTCTTGGAGGTGGAAGTTCTAATGGAGGTAGTTTTTTAAAAGAGTTGAACAACTATCATGGAAATCCCATGAGCTTAGAGGAAATGATAGAAATGACAAAAAATATAGGTGCGGATATTCCTTTTTTTCTAATAAATAAAACCTGCAGGATAAAGGGTATAGGAGAGAAATTACAGCTAGAGGAAAATAATCTTGAATGCGATATTTTAATAATAAAGCCAGATTTTGGAGTCAGTACAGAGAAGGCGTATAATGATTTTTCAAAACTTAAAAATAAAAAAGATGCAAATATTGAAAAAATATTAAAGGGATTAAAGGAAAATAAACTTTCTGATGTATTAAACAATATAGAAAATCATTTAGAACAGGCTTTATTAATTGAAAATAAAAATTTAAATTCATTTAAAAGGATTCTAGACAATTTGAAATTTACAAATTTTTTTATGTCTGGAAGCGGAAGTGCCTATTTTTCAATTGTAGAAAAGAAAAATTCTCAGGAAGTGTACGCAAATTTAAAAGGTCTTTTAGAGGGCTGTGAAGTTTATCTTTGCAGTTTTTCATAA
- a CDS encoding S4 domain-containing protein → MRLDKFMKVSRVIKRRPVAKTVIDNKKAKINGKVAKAGTEVKSGDILELEYFNRYFKIEIINVPEGNVPKDKAQELVKIIEVKELEIPDKEEII, encoded by the coding sequence TTGAGATTAGATAAATTTATGAAGGTGTCTAGGGTCATAAAAAGAAGGCCTGTGGCTAAGACGGTAATTGACAACAAAAAGGCAAAAATTAACGGTAAGGTTGCAAAAGCAGGTACAGAGGTGAAAAGTGGGGATATATTAGAGCTTGAGTATTTCAACAGATATTTTAAAATAGAGATAATTAATGTTCCTGAAGGAAATGTTCCAAAAGATAAGGCTCAGGAACTTGTAAAAATAATAGAGGTGAAGGAATTGGAAATCCCAGATAAAGAGGAAATAATTTAA
- the mazG gene encoding nucleoside triphosphate pyrophosphohydrolase: MKEFQRLVEIMRKLRAPGGCPWDREQTIESLKPYLLEEVYETLEAMDKGGDELKGELGDLLLNVVFQSLIMEEEGQFNIEDVSKGVSEKLIRRHPHVFGDIGVKNSGEVIKNWDAIKKEEKEHRHRKSVLDGVPAALPPLSKAEKLQHKASKVGFDWENVEGAIDKMEEELEEMREAFKNKDIENLKEEMGDVVFSLVNVARLAGINITDALMKTNNKFEKRFRYIEENCDVEKSDLEKMEKLWNESKKIKS, translated from the coding sequence ATGAAAGAATTCCAGAGACTTGTAGAAATAATGAGAAAACTAAGGGCGCCTGGAGGGTGTCCGTGGGACAGGGAACAGACTATAGAGAGTCTTAAACCATACCTGTTAGAAGAGGTATACGAAACTCTAGAAGCTATGGATAAAGGCGGGGATGAGTTGAAGGGAGAACTAGGGGACCTTTTACTCAATGTGGTTTTTCAGTCTTTAATAATGGAGGAAGAGGGACAGTTTAATATAGAGGATGTGTCTAAAGGAGTATCTGAAAAATTGATAAGAAGGCATCCTCATGTATTTGGAGATATAGGGGTAAAAAATAGCGGCGAGGTAATAAAAAACTGGGATGCCATAAAAAAAGAGGAAAAAGAACATAGACATAGAAAATCTGTCCTCGATGGAGTTCCTGCTGCTCTGCCACCTCTTTCGAAAGCTGAAAAGCTTCAGCATAAAGCTTCAAAAGTTGGTTTTGACTGGGAAAATGTAGAGGGAGCCATAGATAAGATGGAAGAGGAATTAGAAGAGATGAGGGAAGCATTTAAGAATAAAGATATAGAAAATCTCAAAGAAGAGATGGGAGATGTCGTTTTTTCTTTAGTCAATGTAGCGAGGTTGGCAGGAATAAATATCACAGATGCTCTAATGAAAACCAACAATAAGTTTGAAAAGAGATTTAGATATATAGAGGAAAATTGTGACGTTGAAAAATCAGATTTGGAAAAAATGGAAAAATTATGGAATGAGTCAAAAAAGATAAAAAGCTAA
- the mfd gene encoding transcription-repair coupling factor: MFKDMKFNREKMYRGAVPFFLMNRNKKVVYISSSNKNIEDYYFTLSDYHKGLVYRIENFNYSDEEFQTINYGLLKVLESNVNWIILVSLEGILKDYFKSGEQIKFHVGDELDLKDIEEKLLNNGFKRNYLVEKRWEYSRRGDILDIYPPNGENPVRIEFFGDEIERISYFNIESQKSLQNLDEIDVYINNNKDRKMTLSDLLKKMVSDKIEIYLENKELMNYKLEEFILRDREKEMDLRNRYEDISSKTLPAEIIRFQNEDSENYQDYINVKRIASEKKVIIMTEEEKRYKEIFLGTPLKILKEQHYEGFENGDTLVLTDRELKGIRVRRTDVTKESLRYTNINQIRPGDYIIHDIYGVGIFLGIEKINENDYLSIKYAGEDKLYVPVTGLNRIEKYICEKGSTPEIYNLGRRGFRKRREKLQKDIMEFAKELIQIQAKRQSKNGFAFSKDTVWQEEFEEGFPYNETKDQIRSIEEVKLDMESHTVMDRIVCGDVGYGKTEVAMRAAFKALMDGKQVVVMAPTTVLASQHYERFLERFKNYPIEISLLSRLKSEKEQNDIIKKLKAGAVDLVIGTHRLLSKDVGFKNLGLVIIDEEQKFGVKAKEKLKHFRANVDMLTLTATPIPRTLNLAFLGIRDISIIQTPPPNRLPVETTFIEKTKENIKKAVMKEVAREGQIFYLFNSVKNMKRKLEEIESILPKYVKTTYIHGQMTPKEIRDRIKEFENGEIDVLLSTTIIENGIDIENANTIIIENLDKLGLSQVYQLRGRVGRGSRKAYCYLVIDKDKKMTKKGEQRKDSLENIGVFGAGFQLSMEDMRIRGAGEIIGEKQHGAMETLGYDLYLKLLDEEIKRVKGEEIFPEDVDVELELDANIPTSYIDESEKIVIYKRLLMVDSIEEIENIKSELLDRFGKMPGPVKNLFYYLEVKLLARQNFLKGIKKTEEGYLIKFIEEKLDFDKVHDLIAKGEVVYVPKDQGIIYRGDIFEFLLKLKS, from the coding sequence ATGTTTAAAGATATGAAGTTTAACAGGGAAAAAATGTATAGGGGAGCAGTTCCCTTTTTTCTTATGAACAGAAATAAAAAAGTAGTCTATATATCTTCTTCAAATAAAAACATAGAGGATTACTATTTTACTCTTTCTGATTATCATAAAGGTTTAGTTTATAGGATAGAAAATTTTAACTACAGCGATGAGGAGTTTCAGACAATAAATTACGGACTGTTAAAAGTGTTGGAGAGTAATGTAAACTGGATAATACTTGTTTCACTTGAGGGAATCTTGAAAGATTATTTTAAAAGCGGAGAGCAGATAAAGTTTCATGTAGGAGATGAATTAGACTTAAAGGATATAGAGGAAAAACTTCTAAATAATGGTTTTAAAAGAAATTATCTTGTGGAGAAAAGATGGGAATACAGCAGGAGAGGGGATATATTGGATATATATCCACCCAATGGTGAAAATCCAGTGAGAATTGAGTTTTTCGGTGATGAAATAGAAAGAATAAGCTATTTTAATATTGAAAGTCAGAAATCTCTTCAGAATTTAGACGAGATAGATGTGTACATAAACAATAATAAAGATAGAAAAATGACATTATCTGATCTCTTGAAAAAAATGGTATCTGATAAAATAGAGATCTATCTAGAAAATAAAGAACTTATGAATTATAAATTAGAGGAGTTCATACTTAGAGATAGAGAAAAGGAGATGGATCTCAGAAATAGATACGAAGATATTTCATCAAAAACACTCCCAGCGGAGATAATAAGGTTTCAAAATGAAGACAGCGAAAATTATCAGGATTATATCAATGTAAAAAGAATAGCCTCTGAAAAAAAAGTCATAATTATGACTGAAGAGGAGAAAAGATATAAAGAGATTTTCCTAGGGACTCCTTTGAAAATATTGAAAGAGCAGCATTATGAGGGGTTTGAAAATGGAGACACCCTAGTGCTAACTGACAGGGAACTTAAAGGAATAAGAGTAAGAAGAACCGACGTAACAAAAGAAAGTTTAAGATATACAAATATAAACCAGATAAGGCCTGGGGATTATATAATACACGACATATATGGAGTGGGTATATTTTTAGGAATTGAAAAAATAAATGAAAACGATTATCTATCCATAAAATATGCCGGGGAAGATAAGCTCTATGTACCTGTAACAGGACTTAATAGAATAGAAAAATATATTTGTGAAAAAGGTTCAACTCCAGAGATATACAATCTAGGTAGGAGAGGGTTCAGAAAAAGAAGGGAAAAACTTCAAAAGGATATTATGGAGTTTGCAAAAGAACTTATACAAATCCAGGCAAAAAGACAGAGTAAAAATGGATTTGCATTTTCAAAAGATACAGTATGGCAGGAGGAATTTGAAGAAGGATTTCCATACAATGAGACCAAGGATCAGATAAGGTCTATAGAAGAGGTAAAACTTGATATGGAGTCTCATACCGTTATGGATAGAATTGTATGCGGTGATGTAGGTTATGGAAAAACTGAAGTTGCCATGAGAGCTGCATTTAAGGCTCTCATGGACGGAAAACAGGTTGTGGTCATGGCTCCTACAACGGTGCTAGCAAGCCAGCATTACGAAAGATTTTTAGAAAGATTTAAAAATTATCCCATAGAGATATCTCTTCTTTCTAGACTGAAAAGTGAAAAGGAACAAAATGATATCATAAAAAAACTAAAGGCAGGAGCAGTAGACCTTGTAATAGGAACCCATAGGCTTCTTTCAAAAGATGTGGGATTCAAAAATCTTGGACTTGTAATTATAGATGAGGAACAGAAATTTGGGGTAAAAGCCAAAGAAAAGCTAAAACATTTTCGTGCCAATGTGGATATGCTGACCCTGACAGCAACCCCTATACCTAGGACTCTAAATCTTGCCTTCCTTGGAATAAGAGATATTTCAATCATACAGACTCCACCTCCTAACAGGCTTCCTGTGGAAACAACCTTTATTGAAAAAACCAAGGAAAATATTAAGAAAGCGGTTATGAAAGAGGTAGCAAGGGAGGGTCAAATATTTTATCTTTTTAACTCTGTGAAAAACATGAAGAGAAAGCTTGAGGAGATAGAGAGCATCCTACCTAAATATGTGAAAACAACCTATATCCATGGTCAGATGACACCTAAAGAGATAAGAGATAGGATAAAGGAATTTGAAAACGGGGAAATAGATGTACTTCTGTCTACAACAATAATAGAAAACGGAATAGATATAGAAAATGCAAACACAATAATAATAGAAAACCTTGATAAACTTGGTTTATCTCAAGTATACCAACTGAGGGGAAGAGTAGGACGTGGAAGCAGGAAAGCCTACTGCTATCTAGTGATAGATAAAGATAAAAAAATGACGAAAAAGGGGGAGCAGAGGAAAGATTCCCTTGAAAACATAGGAGTATTTGGTGCAGGTTTTCAGCTTTCAATGGAAGATATGAGGATAAGAGGTGCCGGAGAGATAATAGGAGAAAAACAACACGGAGCCATGGAAACTCTAGGATACGATCTTTATCTGAAACTTTTAGACGAGGAGATAAAGAGAGTTAAGGGGGAGGAGATATTTCCAGAGGATGTTGATGTGGAGCTAGAACTAGACGCAAATATTCCAACAAGCTATATAGATGAATCTGAAAAAATTGTCATTTATAAAAGACTTCTCATGGTTGATTCTATTGAAGAGATAGAGAACATAAAATCAGAGCTTTTAGACAGGTTTGGAAAAATGCCAGGTCCTGTAAAAAATCTGTTTTATTATTTAGAGGTAAAACTTCTGGCCAGACAGAATTTTTTAAAAGGTATAAAAAAGACGGAAGAGGGTTATCTGATTAAATTTATAGAAGAAAAACTTGATTTTGATAAGGTTCATGATCTTATAGCAAAAGGGGAAGTTGTCTACGTACCAAAAGATCAAGGAATAATATATAGAGGAGATATTTTTGAGTTTTTATTGAAATTAAAGAGTTAG
- the mnmG gene encoding tRNA uridine-5-carboxymethylaminomethyl(34) synthesis enzyme MnmG, with translation MNRMEFDVIVVGGGHAGCEAALASARLGKKTAMFTMYLDNIAMMSCNPSIGGPGKSHLVAEVDVLGGEIGRHTDRYNLQLKHLNTSKGPAARITRGQADKYWYRVKMKEIIENTPGLEVIQETIDEIITGDGHVTGVVSSLGIKYAAKSVVLATGTFLKAKVVIGDVVYSAGRQGEASAEKLSESLLKNDIYLERYQTATPPRIDKRTVDFSKLKEMHGEENPNFFSLFTKKEKNRTVPTWLTHTTEKTIDVARELLQFSPIVTGVIKTHGPRHCPSLDRKVLNFPDKKDHQIFLEMESMESNELYVNGLTTAMPPFAQEKMMKTIAGLENAEIMRYGYAVEYDYAPAYQLYPSLENKKVRNLYFAGQINGTSGYEEAATQGFMAGVNAARKVDGKDPVIIDRSEAYIGVLIDDIIHKKTPEPYRVLPSRAEYRLTLRFDNAFMRLLDKAREIGIMSEDKIKYLEKCVGDIDLEVERLKQESIPISKANELLEIKGEKQRVVKGVTVSEILKFKNISYEDLTDIIEIQDFPDFVKNQIETIIKYEVFIDREKSQIEKFKKLEGLKIPEDFDFSEIKGVSNIARHGMEEVQPISIGEATRISGVTGHDIALLIAHIERMRKGQ, from the coding sequence ATGAATAGGATGGAATTTGATGTTATAGTTGTAGGTGGAGGTCATGCAGGATGTGAAGCTGCCCTTGCATCAGCAAGACTGGGTAAAAAGACTGCCATGTTTACAATGTATCTTGATAACATAGCGATGATGTCTTGTAATCCATCTATAGGGGGACCTGGAAAAAGCCACCTTGTTGCAGAAGTAGATGTTTTAGGAGGAGAGATAGGAAGACACACCGATAGATACAATCTCCAGCTGAAGCATCTGAATACAAGCAAAGGACCTGCTGCTAGAATAACAAGGGGTCAGGCTGACAAGTACTGGTACAGGGTAAAAATGAAGGAAATAATTGAAAACACTCCAGGTTTGGAGGTTATTCAAGAGACTATAGATGAAATTATTACTGGGGATGGACATGTAACAGGAGTGGTATCTTCCCTTGGAATAAAGTATGCAGCAAAGAGTGTAGTTCTTGCCACAGGGACATTTTTGAAGGCTAAAGTAGTTATAGGAGATGTAGTGTACTCTGCAGGAAGACAGGGAGAAGCCTCTGCAGAAAAGCTTTCTGAAAGTCTTCTGAAAAATGATATCTATCTAGAAAGGTATCAGACAGCAACACCTCCTAGAATAGATAAGAGGACAGTGGATTTTTCGAAACTAAAGGAGATGCACGGAGAGGAGAATCCAAATTTTTTCTCACTTTTTACTAAAAAAGAAAAAAATCGAACCGTTCCAACCTGGCTGACCCATACAACTGAAAAAACCATAGATGTGGCTAGGGAGCTTCTTCAATTTTCACCGATAGTCACAGGTGTAATAAAAACCCATGGTCCAAGACACTGTCCCTCTCTAGACAGGAAGGTTCTAAATTTTCCTGATAAAAAAGACCATCAGATATTCCTGGAGATGGAATCTATGGAGTCAAATGAGCTCTATGTAAACGGACTGACTACTGCTATGCCTCCATTTGCCCAGGAAAAAATGATGAAAACGATAGCGGGACTAGAAAATGCAGAGATAATGAGATACGGTTATGCTGTAGAGTATGACTATGCACCTGCATATCAGCTCTATCCAAGTCTTGAGAATAAAAAGGTCAGAAACTTGTATTTTGCAGGACAGATAAACGGAACTTCAGGATATGAAGAGGCTGCTACTCAGGGATTTATGGCCGGAGTAAATGCTGCAAGAAAAGTCGACGGAAAAGATCCTGTGATAATAGACAGAAGTGAAGCTTATATAGGGGTTCTTATAGATGATATAATACATAAGAAAACTCCTGAACCTTATAGGGTGCTGCCTTCAAGAGCGGAATACAGGCTCACCTTGAGATTTGACAATGCTTTTATGAGACTTTTGGATAAAGCTAGAGAGATAGGAATAATGTCAGAGGACAAAATAAAATATCTCGAAAAATGTGTAGGAGATATAGACCTAGAGGTAGAAAGACTTAAACAGGAAAGTATACCTATATCCAAGGCCAACGAACTCCTTGAAATAAAGGGAGAGAAGCAGAGAGTTGTAAAAGGTGTCACTGTGAGTGAGATACTTAAATTCAAAAATATATCTTATGAAGACCTGACTGATATAATAGAAATACAGGATTTTCCAGATTTTGTAAAAAATCAGATAGAGACAATAATAAAATATGAAGTATTCATAGACAGGGAAAAGTCTCAAATTGAAAAATTTAAAAAGTTAGAGGGGCTTAAAATACCGGAAGATTTTGATTTTTCAGAGATAAAAGGTGTATCCAATATAGCCAGGCACGGGATGGAAGAGGTACAGCCTATTTCCATAGGAGAAGCTACTAGAATAAGCGGAGTGACTGGACACGATATAGCACTACTTATCGCCCATATTGAAAGAATGAGAAAAGGCCAGTAA